The Pantanalinema sp. genome includes a window with the following:
- the dnaG gene encoding DNA primase has product MSKDFPGGLDPVELVRDRADILEIIGESVVLKRSGRNYTGLCPFHGEKTPSFNVNPEKRIFRCFGCGEGGDVFAFVMKQQNLGFRDALKVLAERYGIAVAESDPMADERKLLRHANELAAAFYRRTLAEDPAGEDARAYLAQRGVNAELQERFGLGYAPREWDALHRHLTHQGVSAKVQEDAGLVRARREGNGFYDYFRGRVIFPITGDLGQVIAFGARAIHPGDEPKYLNSPDTPLYHKGRHLYALPIAKEGIKRKDRALLMEGYMDVIAAHRAGFTEAVGVLGTALTPPQAKSLLRYSKRVVVSYDADKAGQAATDRGIATLEEVAGSAMLDVRVLRIPQGKDPDEFLRSHGAEAFEELVEGATTLIQYQLDRAIEGAEGSLDTPEGKEAAVQACKKILGRVSSAVLRDEFYAQLAKRLDVSRDALSLEIGKEFRHNRAPRRSTGTPLAKRNGFRQAEADLLTLMVEHNTVRQDVSEHLAGIPFTDEDCQWLRETIEAWPADKELSWEALLTEYTGEQEQGFISRLAFGADSEKWHDVEQAATSIIHTIAISFWTQEHDTCKELLEAAIRESAPPDEINEVLRQYKHALTRKEDLKSRSGSVLPTHKMG; this is encoded by the coding sequence ATGAGCAAGGACTTTCCCGGAGGGCTCGATCCGGTCGAGCTCGTGCGCGATCGCGCCGACATCCTCGAGATCATCGGCGAGAGCGTCGTGCTCAAGCGATCGGGCCGCAACTACACGGGCCTGTGCCCCTTCCACGGCGAGAAGACCCCCTCCTTCAACGTCAACCCGGAGAAGCGCATCTTCCGCTGCTTCGGGTGCGGCGAGGGCGGCGACGTCTTCGCCTTCGTGATGAAGCAGCAGAACCTCGGCTTCCGCGACGCCCTCAAGGTGCTCGCCGAGCGCTACGGCATCGCCGTGGCCGAGTCGGACCCCATGGCCGACGAGCGCAAGCTGCTGAGACACGCCAACGAGCTGGCAGCAGCCTTCTACCGGCGCACCCTCGCCGAGGATCCGGCGGGAGAGGACGCCCGGGCCTACCTGGCCCAGCGCGGGGTAAACGCCGAGTTGCAGGAGAGGTTCGGCCTGGGCTACGCCCCGCGCGAGTGGGACGCCCTGCACCGCCACCTCACCCACCAGGGCGTCAGCGCCAAGGTCCAGGAGGACGCGGGGCTGGTCCGGGCGCGTCGAGAAGGGAACGGCTTCTACGACTACTTCCGGGGGCGGGTCATCTTCCCGATCACCGGGGATCTGGGGCAGGTGATCGCCTTCGGCGCCCGCGCCATCCACCCGGGCGACGAGCCCAAGTACCTCAACAGCCCCGACACGCCCCTCTACCACAAGGGCCGCCACCTCTATGCCCTGCCCATCGCCAAGGAGGGGATCAAGCGCAAGGACCGCGCCCTCCTCATGGAGGGGTACATGGACGTGATCGCGGCGCACCGCGCGGGCTTCACCGAGGCGGTGGGCGTGCTGGGCACGGCCCTGACGCCGCCCCAGGCCAAGAGCCTCCTGCGCTACTCCAAGCGGGTGGTGGTCTCCTACGACGCGGACAAGGCCGGCCAGGCCGCGACCGACCGCGGGATCGCGACCCTCGAGGAGGTGGCGGGCTCGGCGATGCTGGACGTGCGCGTGCTGCGCATCCCCCAGGGCAAGGATCCCGACGAGTTCCTCAGGAGCCACGGCGCCGAGGCCTTCGAGGAGCTGGTCGAGGGCGCCACCACCCTCATCCAGTACCAGCTCGACCGCGCCATCGAGGGGGCCGAGGGGAGCCTCGACACCCCCGAGGGCAAGGAGGCCGCCGTCCAGGCGTGCAAGAAGATCCTCGGCCGGGTCTCGAGCGCCGTCTTGCGCGACGAGTTCTACGCCCAGCTCGCCAAGCGCCTCGACGTCAGCCGGGATGCCCTCTCACTGGAAATCGGGAAAGAGTTCCGGCATAATAGAGCACCCCGCAGGTCGACCGGCACCCCCCTGGCAAAACGGAACGGTTTCCGTCAGGCCGAAGCGGATCTCTTGACCCTGATGGTCGAACATAACACCGTCCGACAGGACGTCTCCGAGCACTTGGCGGGCATCCCCTTCACCGACGAGGACTGCCAATGGCTCAGAGAGACGATCGAAGCCTGGCCGGCCGACAAGGAATTGAGCTGGGAGGCGTTACTTACCGAATACACTGGGGAACAAGAACAGGGGTTCATTTCCCGCCTCGCCTTCGGCGCGGACTCGGAGAAATGGCACGACGTGGAGCAGGCTGCGACCTCGATCATCCACACCATCGCGATCAGCTTCTGGACCCAGGAGCACGACACCTGCAAGGAGCTCCTGGAAGCGGCGATCCGCGAAAGCGCTCCCCCGGACGAAATCAACGAAGTTTTGCGGCAGTACAAGCATGCGCTCACGCGCAAGGAAGACTTAAAATCGCGCAGTGGTAGCGTGTTGCCGACCCACAAGATGGGG
- a CDS encoding deoxyguanosinetriphosphate triphosphohydrolase, whose translation MIDPTAPQVPGLYMREQQEAFEAAYLSPKAAQAARTRGRQKPETPCPYRTDFQRDRDRIVHCKAFRRLKHKTQVFISPDGDHYRTRLTHTLEVSQVSRSIGRALRLNEDLIEAICMGHDLGHPAFGHTGEHALARCVPGGFQHNAQSLRVADVLMNLNLTDEVRNGIRWHTGVETPYTLEGQIVKIADRVAYLNHDVDDAIRAGILRFEDLPARYRALGTSHAQRIGAMIHDLVVSSFGQDTIRMSPEMWDIQTELRIFMFQKVYLGSEAKAEEGKARRLVTDLFTHFMEQPARMSAVWGEAYDPQNHTQHVVDYVAGMTDRYALRIYEEIFIPRPWTIFGKNGSQ comes from the coding sequence ATGATCGATCCGACCGCTCCGCAAGTGCCCGGCCTCTACATGCGCGAGCAGCAGGAGGCCTTCGAGGCCGCCTACCTCTCGCCCAAAGCCGCCCAGGCCGCAAGGACCCGCGGCCGCCAGAAGCCCGAGACGCCGTGCCCCTACCGGACGGACTTCCAGCGCGATCGCGATCGCATCGTCCACTGCAAGGCCTTCCGCCGCCTCAAGCACAAGACCCAGGTCTTCATCTCGCCGGACGGCGACCACTACCGCACCCGGCTGACCCACACCCTCGAGGTGTCGCAGGTGTCGCGCTCCATCGGGCGGGCCCTTCGCCTCAACGAGGACCTGATCGAGGCCATCTGCATGGGCCACGACCTGGGGCACCCGGCCTTCGGCCACACCGGCGAGCACGCCCTGGCGCGCTGCGTGCCGGGCGGCTTCCAGCACAACGCCCAGAGCCTGCGGGTCGCGGACGTGCTGATGAACCTCAACCTCACCGATGAGGTGCGCAACGGCATCCGCTGGCACACCGGCGTCGAGACCCCCTACACCCTCGAGGGCCAGATCGTGAAGATCGCCGACCGGGTGGCCTACCTCAACCACGACGTGGACGACGCGATCCGCGCCGGGATCCTGCGCTTCGAGGACCTTCCCGCGCGCTACCGGGCGCTGGGCACCAGCCACGCCCAGCGCATCGGCGCCATGATCCACGACCTGGTGGTCTCGAGCTTCGGCCAGGACACGATCCGGATGAGCCCCGAGATGTGGGACATCCAGACCGAGCTGCGCATCTTCATGTTCCAGAAGGTCTACCTGGGCTCCGAGGCCAAGGCCGAGGAGGGCAAGGCCCGGCGGCTGGTCACCGACCTGTTCACGCACTTCATGGAGCAGCCCGCCAGGATGAGCGCCGTGTGGGGCGAGGCCTACGACCCCCAGAACCACACCCAGCACGTGGTCGACTACGTGGCCGGCATGACCGATCGCTACGCCCTGCGCATCTACGAGGAGATCTTCATCCCCAGGCCCTGGACCATCTTCGGCAAGAACGGATCGCAGTAG
- a CDS encoding cation:dicarboxylase symporter family transporter, with amino-acid sequence MKLKLPGLAVQILLGLILGALFGHFLPQAGMSVQPLGDAFIRMIKMIVVPIVFSTVILGVAGVGDLKRVGKLGGLSLLYFEVVTTVAIVLGVGSAYLFRPGHGVSIEGLARTDVSQYTAQHHDSIQMLLHIIPTNILQSAAQGELLPIIFFSVLFGVALAGAGAVGRPVVDFLHGVSDAMFRLTNMVMKVAPIGVFGLVAATIGKYGIGVLVPLGKLVGTLYVTMAFFVLVVLGAIAWSARIPFFRLLRMLGPEMLLAFSTASSETVLPRIMQKLERFGCPKGIVSFVIPTGYTFNLDGSSLYQGLAVAFIAQVYGLHLSFGHLVSIVLVLMLTSKGIAGVPGVSFVVLAATLSSTGLPVEGLALIAGVDRFMDMGRTVVNVIGNSLAACVISRVDGGFDDAKPALVSADLPEPAAV; translated from the coding sequence ATGAAGCTCAAGCTGCCGGGCCTCGCCGTCCAGATCCTGCTGGGATTGATCCTCGGTGCCCTCTTCGGTCACTTCCTGCCCCAGGCCGGGATGAGCGTCCAGCCTCTGGGCGACGCCTTCATCCGCATGATCAAGATGATCGTCGTGCCCATCGTCTTCTCGACGGTGATCCTGGGCGTGGCAGGGGTCGGCGACCTCAAGCGGGTCGGCAAGCTCGGTGGCCTCTCGCTGCTCTACTTCGAGGTCGTCACCACGGTGGCCATCGTCCTCGGGGTGGGGTCGGCCTACCTGTTCAGGCCCGGCCACGGGGTCTCGATCGAGGGGCTCGCCAGGACCGACGTCTCGCAGTACACGGCCCAGCACCACGACTCGATCCAGATGCTGCTTCACATCATCCCGACCAACATCCTGCAGTCGGCAGCGCAGGGCGAGCTGTTGCCCATCATCTTCTTCTCGGTGCTCTTCGGGGTGGCCCTCGCGGGCGCGGGGGCCGTCGGGCGGCCGGTGGTGGACTTCCTTCACGGGGTCTCCGACGCCATGTTCAGGCTCACCAACATGGTCATGAAGGTCGCCCCTATCGGCGTCTTCGGCCTGGTCGCGGCCACCATCGGCAAGTACGGGATCGGGGTCCTCGTCCCCCTGGGCAAGCTGGTCGGCACCCTCTACGTCACCATGGCCTTCTTCGTGCTGGTGGTGCTCGGCGCGATCGCATGGTCGGCCAGGATCCCCTTCTTCCGCCTGCTTCGCATGCTCGGGCCCGAGATGCTGCTCGCCTTCTCGACGGCCTCCTCGGAGACGGTGCTGCCCCGCATCATGCAGAAGCTGGAGCGCTTCGGCTGCCCCAAGGGGATCGTCTCCTTCGTGATCCCGACCGGCTACACCTTCAACCTGGACGGCTCGAGCCTCTACCAGGGCCTCGCGGTCGCCTTCATCGCCCAGGTCTACGGCCTGCACCTGAGCTTCGGCCACCTCGTGTCGATCGTGCTGGTGCTGATGCTGACCTCGAAGGGGATCGCGGGGGTGCCGGGGGTGTCGTTCGTCGTGCTGGCCGCGACCCTGTCGAGCACCGGCCTGCCGGTCGAGGGCCTCGCCCTGATCGCGGGCGTCGATCGCTTCATGGACATGGGCCGCACGGTGGTCAACGTCATCGGCAACAGCCTCGCGGCCTGCGTGATCAGCCGGGTGGACGGCGGCTTCGACGACGCCAAGCCCGCCCTGGTCTCGGCCGATCTCCCGGAGCCCGCCGCGGTCTGA